The nucleotide window TGAGATGTCTACAAAAAGGTTATAATTTGCTGGTTACGATTAtgttgtctgtatgtgtgtatcatttttgtcgttgaaattatgaatattggcttaTGTACTTGTAGCTCAATGTGCTTGATTCTAAGAagcattagtgaagcatttggtcagcttcttgagaaaggaatttgcagattaagtgcccaatcaagaaacacttaactgacaatggaccttgggagactccaatccacatatgaGGAGTCTTCCTgggacattcaaggtagcatgtgagcaatggctgccgcCTGCAAACTGAATCATggatggacatgtgacttgtccgTGTGACTCCACACTCcgtcttgctgctgtgattttccacagtaagaacaaagtggagtccttccacatggcagagaatataaaaggccctggaaaccgcttcattttgtcttcaatcctgcttcggacttctggaggaactttgctacaaactgaagctctgaacgaAAGACTGAATGACCCAttccagctgtggatgttctccagagacttgatatGAACCTGTagcttattccatcactgctacaagcctaaaCTAAGagctttgccattactgtatgtaattgattccatttaaccaattttagctcacatctatatttctttctttttatgaataaacctttagattttagattccacaggattggcaacagcgtgatttgtgggtaagctctaacttgtatattgacctgggtctggggcttggtcctttgggaaccttttctcttttactagggaattggttttcataaccattcatccccatagtGAGTGGCGCTAGTGGTGATACTGGGAagctggagtgtctgagggaattgcttgtgtgacttctgcttagccagtggggtaaaactgaagtcctctctgtctggctggtttggtgtgccttagtagTGAAggaaacccagccttgggctgcaaCTGCCCTCCTCTAaataatttgtcctgaattgatactctcagttgtgtcccaccaGAGGTAGCATTGTTacaaggggaaaggccccgtgccccattccctgccccccagccagccagttcctACCCTGGGGCTTGATGGGAGCCGGCACCcccgagaggggaaaggccccatatgCAACTCACctgtggctgggggctgggacccTTTGGGGAGGCACCTGTTCTGGTAGCCCCACACCCGGCACTCCAGCGCTGCCCCCCGGTGCTGCCAGACGATGTGCATGCTCAGCCTGCTCTCGCGTTGGCCAGCTGCAGTTTCCTCCAGGATCCGTGCGCCAGCTCTGTCGTACCAATACAGGCCAGAAGAGGCTCCCCCAGTCCTGGTGATGCCATAATTGACCCTGCAGGGATGTTCTGTGCAGGGTGGGTGATGGAGGAGCCAGTCACTGCTGGGGGCACGGCCATGGGCCCAGCCACCTCCAATCACCACCCACTACCCCTTCTTTGAGAGCATCCTCAAGCCCAGGTTGGGGTGTGACCTGTACcaggctcccctcccagagctgggagtgaacccaggagttctggctcccagccccccctgctgtgaccactagatcccactcccctcccagagctgggagagaacccaggagtcctgactccagttTAGGCTTCCTCTAACCACCAGATTCCACTGTTTCTTCACAGCTCTGCAGAATGTGGTCATCTGATTTTGAGTGAAATGTTAAGAGCAGTGTACAGCAACCGTCCTTGGGGATGGTTCGATGGGTGTTggggtgcagccacctctggggcagggcagctggggagcagCCGCACACAACACTGCACGGGGCCGGGCTGGGTTGCTGGGGAAATGTTTCTGGAAGAGGAGCTGGGGATTACCTGACACCGTGAGGCACAGGGCTCGGGGGCTTCTCCAGGTTTGGCTCTGGGTCTGGAACTCAAAGGAGTAGGCGCCCCCGTCTCCGAGCGCCAGCGGGTTGAGGCGCAAGGTGCAGTTGTGCTGCAGGTCGCCCAGGAACTGGACGCGCTCGGCCTTGCcatagccctgccctgctgctgcagtGAGCCGCACAATTCTCTCCTTGTTCTGGCTCCAGGTCATGGCCCTGACGAGCTGCCCCTCGGGGTAGGTGTAGGAGCAAGGGATTGTCACACATGAGCCGCTCCATCCAGCCAGGGGGTCCACGGGCAGGGTCACCCCCCAGTCCTGGCAGCCTGCACCTGGAGAAGCATCACTCTGCTATCCGCAGCACAAAGCCCCCTCGTGCTAccctggggcattggggccacgggccagccctgactgccagggaaGAGCCCTGCccccttgtgacgaagtgggggattttcttgttttttccttgtttttccaatggtttgcatgcagagggggtgggactcagttttcctgggtgttactggtttaacaAGGTAATGGGAGAAGGAGTTTGTTGTTACAGCCTGCAGCGCAGTGCCCCCTAGTCCTGCCCTGGGGCatcggggccagccctgactgccaggggagagcccccaccccactccctgcagcacagtgccccctagtcctgccctggggcatcggggccagccctgactgccagaggagagcccccaccccagtccctgcagcacagtgccccctagtcctGTCCTGGGGCAtcagggccagccctgactgccaggggagagtccccaccccgctccctgcagcacagcgccccctagaggtTGCAACTGAAACGCAGATGTTCCAGATGCCCCCTGCTGGATTTCAAGCATTGGCAGGTGGAGCTGTCGCCATGGCAGAGTCTCCCACATTCCCGGCTCTCTGTTCATCCCCGTTactgcatcccagccccagcccgagcGCAACCAGCACCACTCACCGGTCAGGATGGagagggccagcagcagcaggccctccatctcctccagggTGAACGTTGACGTAGGGCCTACAAGAAAGGGAAACCGGCTTTGGGCCCAGGAAAGGTTCCTATGAAAATGTTTTCAGCACAAAGGGTGTCCTAGAAAGGCTACGAGCTCCATAGCGAGGCCGGGCTTTGTTATGCagacaaaactacacaggatcgtTTTAGGAGACAAGGCAAAGATGCCACGTTTTTTATGGTAACAATTTGATCTATAACCACTAGCTAATACCTAATActtgtacacatacacacacaaatgttctgcagctgctagatagttcccagtcctgaatgtagctcgagttcgtggcttgggttcggagcttgtggcggctaactggccaggaaagcccggcacaaggaagggctgggtctctgtggggcatgcaccgatgcccttccatgttggcagcggaatgttaccctccaaagtcttccctttcacccatcctttttgtaggctttagtttgaatccagagtctataggtcttgctgcgTCACACTGCCTCTGGGTCCTgtgtgattgatcacccatcaattgcagacatgactttcagcctgggacctggctttgatgttccTTCAGTTGtacctttcttcttttcttttgagggtggactcctcttactttgtcagggctgttgtctgcatcttcagccgttgggtgtttacactttatttcatcaggacaggctggggctggaagttgattccatcatccatacatccctcattcacacatctaaactacacGAATAAGACTACATCAGGGGGTTTtgcaaaatgaaggttgcagcaggcttttacaaaatggagcgagcattttaaaatggagtttgagttacaatatggacaagtatAATGAATGGCAAACAGTGGGCAGAAGTTACAACGttgaaataggtttcagagtagcagctgtgttagtctgtattcgcaaaaagaaaaggagtactagtggcaccttagagactaaccaatttatttgagcgcaAGTTTCAGTGacttaagcagcaattggattgaaagtgaaatttacaaggGCAGATGGCTGAACAGCTATGGCTCTTAACAAGCATCTTAATTGTCAATTAGCTAGTTATTGGGGTgaccggttttatgaatgaatgttgtttcattcataaactTTACTTATGAACAATTTCATTTATCAGTTCTACAGCTTGGGGCTAAGGCAGGAGATCTCAGATCTAGTCACGGCTGGAGCCTGATATAGGAGTCACATAGTCATTCTCTGGATTACTTCAGAATTCCCAGTGATCCCGCGGAGGTTTGACAGGTTCGTGTCCCCAGGTCAGGCCCAGGATTATGGAAACTGGGGTTCAGCTGGGAGCCCCTTGGGCACAGCTGTGACACTTGCACTTGAGGAATTATTAGCACATTTAACAAAGTCACAAAGGCTCCAGCCCAGCGAGGTAGATAGAGAGACGGCAGCGGGTCCCTCTGAACTGTCCCGTGCAGAACAACCCGGACTGTCAGCCAGTATCTTCCTcctcaccatcaccttcctcGCTGTCACCatggcacctcccaagggctacatgACGCTCTCCTGCCCGCAGGCTGGGATGCGACTTGTACTTGACGTTACGCTGATGCCACCCTGCCTAATGCCTGTTCCATAGGGGtgtctcccctcttccttatgtGTATTTCCTCCCCCTACCAGTGATCGGGGCCCTTCCCCTATAGGTAGGTCATGGTTCTCTGGTGGTCAGACAGCTGCCGATGGGCCCATGCTAAAATATCCGCAAGCTGGTGTTAGCTCATGTTCCTGGTGTCGTTGTGAACAAAGCTCCCCCTTAAACACTCTGTTCCCACGTCCCCAAAACGTAGGGGTCACCGTTAGGCCATTTCTCTGTGCCAAAGTCCATAGGCCCCAAGCCTTATGCTAAGTGCTGATGCCAGCGTCTCACAGGAGACAGGCCTGTGGGTTCCTTGCACTGCTGCCacataaaataaatgctaaagcCAGTTGTATGGGCTACACAATGCTGCCACAGGGCCCCATGTGACCATGAGCAAGCCAcgccgctccgtgcctcagtttcctcacctgtacaAGGAGGATAAAAAACTTACTTTTGTCTCTTTAGACTTCAAATgttttgtggcagggactgtgtctggctgtgtgtctgggcagcccctggcacaacagggccccaatctaagctggggcaaggactgtctctcactgtgaaTGGGCAGTGTCTgtcacaagggggccctgatatcagctggggcagggactgtctctctctgtgtctgggcagcgcctgacacaacagggccctgatctcagctgggccaTAAGACGTGACCATGACACGTGGGGTATAGTAATAATGACCTTGCAGTGTTTAGCTTTATTCAGCATTGCAGCTTCCTGCCTCCCCAGGGAGACCTGAGAAGCTCCCAGGCCAGCCGCTTATTGCTGCATTCCTTGATCTGCCCATCTTAATGTCAGAAGGGACCTTTATGCCCACACAGTTTGCCCAGCCCAGTGACCACCCCCAGGGATCCCGGCCTCCAGCCCAGATCTGATGGTCGAGCTACAGCAGTGCTTTTAGGGATGTCTGATCTCCATAGAAAGACTCTGAGGGCTGGAGACTCTGTCATGTCTCTGGAGCTGTCCTTCCCAGGGTCAGTTCCCCTCCCTGGGGAAGATCTGTCCCTTATTCCCAGTCTCGATTTCTCTGGCTCCATCCCCCAGCCATCAGCTCTCAGTCTTCCCCTGTCTGTTTGGTTAatgagccctctgctccccaaaacctcccccagcaccagggaGGTGCTGACAGACCGGGATCTAGTCCCCTCTGAGCCCTCTCTGGCTTAAACTCACTAGATCGAGCTCCTTCAGTGCTTGGCTCTTGGGCAGGTTTTCCAGCCCTCAGATCATCCCCGTTGCTCTTCTCCGACACCTCCCCCATTTCCGGACACCCTGTTTGCCATGCGGCCCTCCAGAGCTGGACGCAGTCTACCCAGTGTCACGTCCAGCGGGGATCCCAGCTATTCCCTTGCTATTTCCCTGTGTCTCCAGCCCAGGGTCACGCTTGGccaatgaagtgagttgtagctcacgaaagcttatgctcaaataaatttgttagtctctaaggtgccacaagtactccttttcttttcacccagGATAGTTGGCTccaccaggacacctgggtccttCCCAGAGTTGCTGCTGAGCAGGGTACAGCCCCCTGAGCCTAGTCATGATGGACTCACCCAGCgtcccatggggctggctccCCCGCTGTGATACACAGTTCCTCTAGCTGGgcccttctctctctgctccactgGGGCCAGAGATGCTGAGTTCGTGTCTCGGAAGATCTGATGTGACACAACGATTCTAAGAACAGGATCTCATAGAGAAGGCAGAAGGGGCCAGTGATTATCTGCAGTCTGGAGCTTGCTGCACCAAGGCTAGTGGTGAAAGCAGCCCTCCTGGGTTCTTTAtccagctttgggaggggagtggggtctacaggttagagcaggggcaggggctgggagccaggactcctgggttccattcttggCTTGGGGAGGGTTGTGGGATCTAATGGTTAGatcggggaagggggcaggggcttTTCCCTGGTAGGCGGCTGGGTGCTGTGAGCATCTCAGACCTGTTCCTAGCAAACATGTGTCTGAATCACCAAATCGACACCCCAGACGGCGTTAACCAGCCCCTTGCTGGCTGAACAGGCCATGGGCACTGAGCTCTCctctgccccctagaggggaggTGGGCATTAGCGGGGGGGCATGAGTATGGGGTACAGAATGGTCCAGCAAAGACCCCAGGGGAATTCAGTCTCCCTGGCACATGAGCTGGGCCTTGTCTTTGTTCTGCCAGCAGCCTCCAGGTGGTGCTGTTACAATTTGCCCTTAGTGTGCAAGCAACTGTTCAGGCTTTGGAAGAAATTTGTTTTTCATTCGTTTTTGCACTTTAGTTCTCTCCGGGGTGCTTGCTGCCTCAATCCCTCAGTCTGTGGAGAGTTATTTGCTCCCTGGGAACCCAGCCTTGGTGGTTTCTGCTGAGAGTCCCCACAGAGGGAGTTCCTTGGATGCTGTTTACAACCATGTCTGTCCAGGACTGGTGCACATACAGCAAACAAGCAAGTTGCACTGAGAATATACCCAGCCTCCATGGTGCTAGTTTCTCCTCCTTCAGATGACTGACCTACAAAGCCCTGgattctgctcccactccccagaggGGCAGCGATATTCCCGTGTTTGCGCagcgcctagcacactggggtgcTTGCCTGGGCTTGGGTTCAGCActactacagtgcaaataataactaataataaaccTACAAGATCCTCTATTTAAAATTTCAATTACTACTTCATCCAAACACCATATAACCCAGTTACCAGGTGCACACAGACGCTGCGCGGGGACAGCTCACTGGTgctaagatgcagccacctctggggtggagtagcTGGGTAAGAGCCACACATAACACCAGGCAGGGATGATTCACtgggtgctgagatgcagccgccGCTGGCACAGGGCTGCCAGGGAACAGCTGCACATAATGCCCCAAGGGGATGGCTAGCCCAGCGCTAAGCTGGAGCAACACCTTCCATTTCAGTTTAAGCTGCTTTGAGACTCTAAGAACCActgtctccccccacacacatacatcaAATCACCTGGGAGTGTGAGATCTCAGGAGCACAGCAATtaccctggccctggggctgcatTGTCTGATCTCAGTGCAGACAGTAACCAGGAGGCAGTGGGCTATGGCAGATAGACAAACATCCCTGCTCATGTATTTGTAATCCACGAGCCCAtgtgctgggctggcaggggctggggctcaggggaggAAAAGGAACGGTGATAAAGACTTCCTGGCTCTTAATGGCACCAGGCCCGATCTTCACATGTCAAGAAAAGCCAGTGGTGAGAGGCGGTGGGTAGGGGTTGGGcagactgggaaccaggactcctgggttccattctcagctctcagagcagagtggggtctagtggttacaggattcctggattctatcccagctctaggaggggactggggtctagtggttagtttgtggtggggtgggtgtctggactcctgggttctatccctggtcctgggaggggagtgaagtctagtggttagagctggggagtggagctgggagtcaggattcctgggacAAAACCTGCAGAGGCTGGTTTGGAAATGTCACAAGCGGGTGCTAAGCTGGCCCCCTGGGCAGGGTGGCATCAGGAGACAGTGAATGAGCGAGGACTAGCTAGGCGGGGGACCAGCTGTGAAGGGCCCCCCCCGCAAGCAAAGAGAAGCAGTGGGTGTTCGATGTGCTCGAGAAGGGGGAGCCGGAGGAACTATGCAATTACGAGCACCTGGCACATGCTGGCTGCTCTGCTTCTTCTGCAGCCTCATGGGCTCCCCCTCCACCCTGAACAGCCATGAATGTAAATCTTTGCCAGGCCCAGTTCACACCTAGACCCAAGGTGCCATCCTCACCTGTTCTGCCTGCTGCTTTGCAGAATGTGGTCTGGTCCTTGGGCCTCTCATTCCAGCCCCATCAGGCCTAGTTGACATCTGGCTGCATCTCACTCCCCCTGGGAGAAGTTAAGCCCTTCGCACCCAGTGGGAAGCTGGGCCAAGTGAGTGGGGAAACCAAGTCATCAAATGATTACAAAACTCTCAATATTCTCCACCACCCTCCTCCCTCGGAAGGAGATTTGGGGGCACAGAGGGCTCTTTAACCCAGCTGACAAAGGCAGAGCGAGATCTGATGGCTGGAGGATGAAGCcagacaaatccagactggataTAAGAAGCAGATTTTCCCCAGGGATGGAGCAGATTCTCCAGCCCTTGGAGGCTTTCCATTGAGATTGGGCGTCTCcttctaaaagttctgctctagcTCAGCTACCAGACATGGGCTTGTAATCTATGAAGGGCCTGGAGTTGACAGCACACATGCAAGGGGGCAGAGTTGAGGGTACTCTAGCTCGACCCCCAGATCtgtgctggaggtggggggtggcGCAGCCTGGAtgctcataatggtcccttctggccttaggtCCTGTAAATCTCTGAGTCCTGCCTTccagcccaccccctcccccatcactgcTTCTAACCACTGGGCTTTATCGTCTCCTAAACAGCAAGACTCTCACCCTTGGGAGGCAGGAAGTTTCTCTCGGCTCCTTTCCCCAGGGTGGGAGGCTGCAGAAACACATGAGGAGGGATTATTTTTATTGGCCTTGACCCCACTGCCTCCATGATGAGTGTCAGCGGTGGGATCAGCCCAGACAACCagctgctctcccagctctgggggtAGGTGAGAACTGCTCTTAGATCTCACCTCCCAGCAGCTTTCCCTAGTCTGGGCCAACAAATGTCATGTTTAGGGAACACAAAAGGCTCTTCGTGTCTGCAAGGCAGATCAGAACAGCTTCAATGGGAAACAAGTATCAGAGAGTGTTTTTCTGAGCTGGCAGCCGACTGATGCATCCCACCTCAGCAGCAGCTGACTGAACGCACCCCGTGGGGCGTATCTGTGAGGCTGTGAAatagctgctgcccctcaccccagaggcggctgcatttcagtggtgagggAATGGGTCACCAGGTTCACACACTGTGGAGTGTTTTGGAGAGACACCAGATTAGTCTATAATTGTAGTGTGTGAACAGCAAATTCATTAGagcggggtgtgggggtggggagccaggactcctgggttctatccctgggcagggactgtctctcagtgtgtctgggcagcgcccagcaatatggggctctgatctcagctggggcagggtctgtctctcgctgtgtctgTGAAGACTCACCATGTTGAAGTTTCCA belongs to Natator depressus isolate rNatDep1 chromosome 24, rNatDep2.hap1, whole genome shotgun sequence and includes:
- the LOC141977500 gene encoding B-cell receptor CD22-like: MEGLLLLALSILTGAGCQDWGVTLPVDPLAGWSGSCVTIPCSYTYPEGQLVRAMTWSQNKERIVRLTAAAGQGYGKAERVQFLGDLQHNCTLRLNPLALGDGGAYSFEFQTQSQTWRSPRALCLTVSEHPCRVNYGITRTGGASSGLYWYDRAGARILEETAAGQRESRLSMHIVWQHRGAALECRVWGYQNRCLPKGSQPPATGELHMGPFPSRGCRLPSSPRVLVDADSPGLIKEGDSFTLSCVGDSRSGPVLLLGSQL